The following are encoded in a window of Mycolicibacterium tusciae JS617 genomic DNA:
- a CDS encoding response regulator: protein MTTPTKVLLVDDHPMVREGLRGMIDAEADLTVVGEAGSGAEAITMAESLQPDVILMDLRMPDVDGVTATERILALLPSTRIVVVTTYESDTDILRAVEAGAAGYLLKDVSRAELAEAVRDAARGRTVLAPTVADRLVRFVRQPASAALSTREIEVLALVSTGNTNAEIGRELHISEATVKTHLLRTFNKLGVSDRTAAVTTAMSLGLLG, encoded by the coding sequence GTGACCACCCCCACGAAAGTGCTGCTGGTGGACGACCATCCGATGGTCCGCGAGGGGTTGCGCGGCATGATCGACGCCGAAGCCGACCTCACCGTCGTCGGCGAGGCGGGCTCGGGTGCAGAGGCGATCACCATGGCCGAGTCTCTGCAGCCCGACGTCATTCTGATGGATCTGCGGATGCCGGACGTGGACGGCGTGACGGCAACCGAGCGAATACTCGCGCTGCTGCCGAGCACCCGTATCGTCGTCGTGACCACCTACGAGTCCGACACCGACATCCTGCGCGCGGTCGAGGCGGGTGCGGCGGGGTATCTGCTGAAGGACGTATCCCGTGCCGAACTCGCCGAAGCCGTTCGTGACGCGGCGCGCGGAAGGACTGTGTTGGCGCCGACGGTCGCCGATCGGCTGGTTCGCTTTGTGCGCCAACCCGCTTCGGCGGCGTTGTCGACACGGGAAATCGAGGTGCTGGCGCTGGTGTCCACCGGCAACACCAACGCCGAGATCGGACGCGAACTGCATATCAGCGAGGCGACCGTGAAAACCCATCTGCTGAGGACATTCAACAAGCTCGGTGTTTCGGACCGCACGGCGGCCGTGACGACCGCAATGTCGCTGGGCCTGTTGGGTTAG